Proteins encoded within one genomic window of Spirulina major PCC 6313:
- a CDS encoding small RNA NsiR4-regulated ssr1528 family protein — MTDTQKTTGAEAVDAAIAQGLDLDGSPIPAAKLKLYQDVMGLEGDRQRSGVSNTMRSRIVRIGAKHLSQADLNQRLLDADFAPLKEKEILFYYGGK, encoded by the coding sequence ATGACTGATACCCAAAAGACAACCGGTGCTGAGGCTGTGGACGCAGCGATCGCCCAAGGCCTCGACCTCGACGGCAGCCCGATCCCGGCGGCGAAATTGAAACTCTATCAAGACGTGATGGGGTTAGAGGGCGATCGCCAACGCAGCGGCGTGAGTAATACGATGCGATCGCGCATTGTCCGCATCGGTGCTAAACACCTCTCCCAAGCCGACCTCAATCAACGCCTCCTCGATGCTGACTTCGCCCCCCTCAAGGAAAAAGAAATCCTGTTTTATTACGGCGGCAAATAG
- the rppA gene encoding two-component system response regulator RppA translates to MRILLVEDDPEQREPLQAALTRSGHIVDGVADGAIAQTLLHDQPYDLLILDWLLPGVDGVTLCRQVRHAQQSTPILLLTAKDTIAEKVQGLDAGADDYLVKPVDVAELLARVRALRRRSPHWCGDVVAVAELTLHLDTLQLHYHAAQMHLKSGDFQLMEYLMRHPRQVLSHAQLEHALWTWDEAPESNAIASRIRRLRQRLQPLGIEDWITTVYGMGYCFQPPSTA, encoded by the coding sequence ATGCGTATCCTCCTCGTCGAAGATGATCCGGAACAGCGGGAACCCTTGCAAGCCGCGTTAACACGATCGGGGCATATTGTGGATGGAGTGGCCGATGGCGCGATCGCTCAAACCCTCCTCCATGACCAGCCCTATGATTTATTAATTCTCGATTGGCTCTTGCCCGGTGTGGATGGTGTCACCCTCTGCCGTCAGGTGCGCCACGCCCAGCAGAGCACGCCGATTTTGCTCCTGACCGCCAAAGATACGATCGCCGAAAAAGTCCAGGGCTTAGATGCCGGGGCGGATGATTATCTGGTCAAGCCCGTGGATGTGGCGGAACTGTTGGCGCGGGTGCGGGCCTTGCGACGGCGATCGCCCCACTGGTGCGGCGATGTGGTGGCGGTTGCTGAGTTAACCTTGCACCTCGATACCCTGCAATTGCACTATCACGCTGCACAGATGCACCTGAAAAGCGGCGATTTTCAACTCATGGAATATTTAATGCGCCATCCCCGACAAGTGCTCTCCCATGCCCAACTAGAGCACGCCCTCTGGACATGGGATGAAGCACCCGAAAGTAATGCGATCGCCTCCCGGATACGACGACTCCGCCAACGCCTCCAACCCCTAGGCATCGAAGACTGGATCACCACGGTATACGGCATGGGGTATTGTTTTCAGCCCCCCTCAACAGCATGA
- a CDS encoding site-2 protease family protein, whose protein sequence is MVAEKPNFSLSSTWVNMDWLTPDLRQYWQIGQSKKTGQFVMLTDDRQLAHIVDEFEAFALSRCTGKQTLRRLQSQCQRQFGDRLPADFLPTLFHKLQALNIIANPDADIAAPVDASVSSQSVLKPGVTLIDHPDGYCLVRNPENMQYLQVDMLSKDVITRLGTAPPQQICRDLDVPPAHFQELMKVLTVAGMLAGVNPPKPKPKKWTPLQLLYYKRSLINPDRALTAPAQWLRWIWTAPVFWALLGLMGFSLVWGLHDSAELITTGNLLWQTRGPVLIVPFVLLSMLVVTIHELGHALTLKHYGGQVQDMGLLFMCLIPAAYTNSTDSYQLKKKQQRVLVVAAGIICQCVIGAVALWLWHFSAVNSWLKPTSYLLLAASLFTLVVNLNPMARFDGYHLLVAMTGINSLKDRSFKFYRSLFSRQPQTESARDQRILAIYAPLSLLYICFVFGSLFRFVVIWTLDHAAVVVAFFIIAWLIYYFFPEIPPRSHDTAPSKS, encoded by the coding sequence ATGGTTGCTGAGAAACCGAATTTCTCGTTGTCTTCAACCTGGGTCAATATGGACTGGTTGACTCCCGACCTGCGGCAATATTGGCAGATCGGTCAAAGTAAAAAAACAGGTCAGTTTGTGATGCTCACAGACGACCGACAGTTAGCGCACATTGTTGATGAGTTTGAAGCCTTTGCGTTGAGTCGTTGCACCGGGAAACAGACCTTGCGACGTTTGCAGTCTCAATGTCAACGGCAGTTTGGCGATCGCCTTCCCGCCGACTTTCTCCCGACACTCTTCCACAAGCTCCAAGCACTGAACATTATTGCCAACCCCGATGCAGATATCGCCGCCCCAGTCGATGCCTCGGTTTCGTCCCAATCGGTCCTGAAACCCGGTGTTACCTTGATTGATCATCCCGATGGCTATTGCCTCGTCCGTAACCCGGAGAATATGCAATATCTCCAGGTGGATATGCTGTCTAAAGACGTGATCACCCGTCTTGGCACTGCACCACCCCAACAGATTTGCCGCGACCTCGATGTGCCCCCCGCGCATTTTCAGGAACTGATGAAAGTGCTGACGGTGGCGGGGATGTTGGCGGGCGTAAACCCTCCGAAGCCGAAGCCGAAAAAGTGGACACCGCTGCAATTGCTGTATTACAAGCGATCGCTAATTAATCCCGATCGCGCCTTAACCGCTCCGGCCCAATGGCTGCGCTGGATTTGGACTGCACCCGTGTTTTGGGCGTTGTTGGGGTTGATGGGGTTCTCGCTGGTGTGGGGGCTGCACGATTCCGCAGAACTGATCACCACCGGGAATCTGCTCTGGCAAACCCGTGGGCCGGTGTTGATTGTGCCCTTTGTCCTGTTGTCGATGTTGGTGGTGACGATCCATGAATTGGGTCATGCCTTAACCCTGAAGCATTACGGCGGCCAGGTGCAGGACATGGGACTGCTGTTTATGTGTTTAATTCCGGCGGCTTACACCAATTCCACAGATTCCTATCAATTGAAGAAAAAACAGCAGCGGGTGCTCGTGGTGGCAGCGGGGATCATTTGCCAATGTGTGATCGGGGCGGTGGCGCTGTGGTTGTGGCACTTTTCGGCGGTGAATAGCTGGCTCAAACCCACAAGTTATCTGTTGTTGGCGGCATCGTTATTTACGTTGGTGGTGAATTTGAACCCGATGGCGCGGTTTGATGGCTATCATCTGCTGGTGGCGATGACGGGAATTAATAGCCTTAAGGATCGCTCGTTTAAGTTTTATCGATCGCTCTTCAGCCGACAGCCGCAGACGGAATCAGCACGAGATCAACGGATTTTGGCGATCTATGCGCCGTTGTCGCTGCTGTATATCTGTTTTGTGTTTGGCTCGCTGTTCCGTTTTGTGGTGATTTGGACGCTGGATCATGCCGCTGTGGTGGTGGCGTTCTTCATCATTGCTTGGTTGATTTATTACTTTTTTCCGGAGATTCCCCCTCGTTCCCATGACACCGCACCCTCAAAATCCTGA
- a CDS encoding HlyD family secretion protein, which yields MTPHPQNPDEKFQGKPQFQAVPPRPASTPNPGQAGGQQPPSRSPQSPAVPSPDSPYQGLFILGAIAVTLGLISQISSQPSVRAEDAWLEPLPQTRRTVYAQSPGVITDVFVQSDGTVEAGQPLVLLESEVLEADVESFALRSLEAQTEVNAAQQNALTAQAQVQEIAANLKQAELRFQELEHEIAQLEAGSPPPEIASYDNQIQNLQARVANLEKSLTGYRAAEEGGAISNERVLDIERQKLLAQSEIYEVTARRDAVIKRMEDEWKQRYDRVVQLRNSYQVARQDYQAAQTLVVNRVPMQQQLHQQLLKREQREQERAVLAAPMSGTVVTQDLHKLAGRVVREGDEVLDIVDPQQLRIRMQVKQEDQLLIGEGAVVTFSLPEQELQTFTGTIEQIGTVVERDEQLNRSLIPVIAIATDQPDGLQPGARVYAKIESPQKMTLGQQAWRQILTLFRR from the coding sequence ATGACACCGCACCCTCAAAATCCTGACGAAAAATTCCAGGGTAAACCCCAATTTCAGGCTGTGCCGCCGCGTCCAGCCTCGACCCCCAATCCGGGCCAAGCCGGCGGACAGCAACCGCCGTCGCGATCGCCCCAATCCCCTGCTGTGCCTAGCCCGGATTCACCCTATCAAGGGTTATTTATTCTAGGGGCGATCGCCGTCACCCTCGGCCTCATCAGCCAAATTTCATCCCAACCATCGGTACGCGCCGAAGATGCTTGGCTAGAACCATTGCCCCAAACCCGTCGCACAGTCTACGCCCAATCCCCCGGCGTGATCACCGATGTGTTTGTCCAGTCCGATGGCACCGTAGAGGCGGGGCAACCGCTGGTGTTGCTCGAAAGTGAGGTCCTAGAGGCGGATGTGGAATCCTTTGCGCTGCGGAGTTTAGAAGCGCAAACCGAAGTCAATGCCGCCCAACAAAATGCGTTGACCGCCCAAGCCCAGGTTCAAGAAATCGCTGCGAATTTAAAGCAAGCCGAGTTGCGGTTTCAGGAGTTGGAGCACGAAATCGCCCAGTTAGAGGCTGGATCACCGCCGCCGGAAATTGCCAGCTATGACAACCAAATCCAAAATCTCCAAGCACGGGTTGCTAATTTAGAGAAATCTCTCACCGGCTATCGAGCCGCAGAGGAGGGCGGAGCAATCTCAAACGAGCGAGTCCTAGATATTGAACGCCAAAAACTTTTAGCCCAGTCTGAGATCTATGAGGTGACGGCTCGACGGGATGCAGTCATTAAACGGATGGAGGACGAGTGGAAGCAGCGTTATGACCGCGTTGTCCAACTGCGCAATAGCTATCAGGTGGCACGGCAAGACTATCAAGCCGCCCAAACCCTCGTAGTTAATCGTGTGCCGATGCAGCAGCAGTTACACCAACAACTCTTGAAGCGAGAGCAGCGCGAGCAAGAGCGGGCCGTGTTGGCCGCGCCGATGTCTGGCACGGTGGTCACCCAGGATCTTCATAAACTGGCGGGGCGAGTCGTCCGAGAAGGAGATGAGGTGCTGGATATTGTTGATCCTCAGCAGTTGAGGATTAGGATGCAGGTCAAGCAGGAGGATCAGCTTTTGATTGGCGAGGGGGCGGTGGTGACGTTTTCATTACCAGAACAGGAACTGCAAACATTCACCGGCACGATTGAGCAGATTGGGACGGTCGTGGAGCGCGATGAACAGTTGAATCGTTCGCTGATTCCTGTGATTGCGATCGCCACCGATCAGCCCGATGGTTTACAACCAGGGGCGCGGGTCTATGCCAAAATCGAGTCTCCCCAAAAAATGACCTTGGGCCAGCAAGCATGGCGACAAATTCTCACACTCTTTCGACGCTAA
- a CDS encoding CHASE3 domain-containing protein, whose amino-acid sequence MILPTLAARWQALPVRVRGNTIIAIPILCLITSLSAVAWLKMSLTEDEMWVQHTQVVRLESKRLLNALIDAETGMRGYGLTQREEFLDPYYQAQAVIPRSLRRLENLVRDNPSQGAQVQVIREQVDITLALLAQKVTLQRGALRSQNQASDGVTLYDWLNAGKAAMDATRHAIDQFAAVEEQLLQQRQAHQDHYQQITWYVLWISGGFGLVGTALAIHLFWHLERELTTQATQLQTTNRQLTAACTQLERFTANASHELRTPLAAILSNAQVGLMDWEDWEEGEPPPVGVRQRLTKIVTLTKHMSELVRQLLWLARQEGNDTQPPPFGAIDLAPWLQQWANEGQSQATAAGLMFTAEMPATAIAVCGDGALLGQAVINVLINACHYTPAPGAIAFRVISAAAHMILEVQDTGPGIPAAALPHLCEPFYRVNPSGAAAGFGLGLAIAQQIVRVHGGELRITSEVGAGTTVAIALPRLP is encoded by the coding sequence ATGATCCTCCCCACCCTCGCCGCCCGCTGGCAGGCTCTCCCGGTGCGGGTGCGCGGCAACACCATCATCGCGATCCCGATTCTCTGCTTAATCACCAGTTTAAGCGCCGTAGCTTGGCTGAAAATGAGCCTCACCGAAGATGAAATGTGGGTGCAACATACCCAAGTGGTGCGCCTGGAATCGAAACGACTCCTCAACGCCCTGATCGATGCGGAAACGGGAATGCGCGGCTATGGCCTCACCCAACGGGAGGAATTTTTAGACCCCTATTACCAAGCTCAAGCGGTGATTCCGCGATCGCTCCGTCGCCTGGAAAACCTCGTTCGTGATAATCCGAGCCAAGGGGCACAAGTGCAAGTTATTCGTGAGCAAGTTGACATCACTCTGGCACTCTTGGCGCAAAAAGTGACGCTGCAACGGGGCGCACTGCGATCGCAAAACCAAGCATCGGACGGCGTAACCCTCTACGACTGGCTCAACGCCGGTAAAGCCGCCATGGATGCCACTCGCCACGCCATCGATCAATTTGCCGCCGTCGAAGAACAACTCCTCCAACAGCGCCAAGCCCACCAAGACCATTATCAGCAAATCACCTGGTATGTGCTGTGGATTTCCGGCGGCTTCGGGTTAGTGGGGACGGCGTTGGCGATCCATCTCTTTTGGCATCTTGAGCGCGAACTGACGACCCAAGCCACCCAGTTACAAACCACGAACCGCCAACTGACCGCCGCCTGCACCCAGTTGGAACGCTTCACCGCCAATGCCTCCCATGAATTGCGCACCCCCCTCGCCGCAATCCTCAGTAATGCTCAGGTGGGATTGATGGATTGGGAGGACTGGGAAGAGGGGGAGCCGCCCCCAGTGGGCGTGCGCCAACGTCTGACGAAAATTGTCACCCTCACGAAACACATGAGTGAATTGGTGCGACAACTGCTCTGGTTGGCCCGACAGGAGGGCAACGACACCCAGCCCCCCCCGTTTGGGGCGATCGACTTGGCCCCCTGGCTCCAACAGTGGGCCAATGAAGGGCAGAGCCAAGCCACGGCGGCGGGTCTGATGTTCACGGCGGAGATGCCAGCAACGGCGATCGCAGTCTGTGGAGATGGGGCATTGTTGGGGCAGGCGGTGATTAATGTGCTGATCAATGCCTGTCACTATACGCCTGCGCCGGGGGCGATCGCCTTCCGAGTCATTTCCGCAGCCGCCCACATGATTCTCGAAGTGCAGGACACCGGGCCGGGAATTCCGGCGGCCGCGTTGCCCCATCTCTGCGAACCGTTTTACCGGGTGAATCCGTCCGGGGCGGCGGCGGGGTTTGGGTTGGGCTTGGCGATCGCCCAGCAGATTGTGCGGGTGCATGGGGGAGAGTTGCGGATTACCAGCGAGGTGGGCGCGGGGACGACGGTAGCGATCGCCCTGCCGCGTCTTCCCTAA
- a CDS encoding histone deacetylase family protein encodes MVAALPIVYHPDYVTPLPEQHRFPMPKFKLLHDHLLREGITHPDAVFKPDRASPELLALVHDPAYVTAYCTGTLDPKAQRRIGLPWSPGLVKRTCTAVGGTVLTAQLALQHGIVCNTAGGTHHAFPDYGSGFCIFNDLAIAARSLLLTEQVRRVLIVDLDVHQGDGTAWIFREEPRVFTFSMHCEANFPGQKQQSDRDIPLPAGLDDDGYLQILAAQLPEVLQLAQPDLVLYDAGVDVHGGDRLGKLALSDAGIYRRDRMVLSSCHAAGYPVACVIGGGYAPDIHALVLRHAFLHQAARDTLCNPVLFS; translated from the coding sequence ATGGTTGCCGCCCTGCCCATTGTGTATCATCCCGACTATGTGACACCGTTGCCGGAGCAGCATCGGTTTCCGATGCCGAAATTTAAGCTGCTCCATGATCATCTTTTGCGCGAAGGGATTACCCACCCCGATGCGGTGTTTAAACCCGATCGCGCCTCCCCGGAACTTCTCGCCCTCGTCCATGACCCCGCCTATGTCACCGCCTACTGTACCGGAACCCTCGACCCGAAAGCCCAGCGGCGGATTGGCCTGCCCTGGAGTCCGGGACTGGTGAAACGCACCTGTACGGCGGTGGGGGGCACGGTGTTGACGGCGCAACTGGCGTTACAGCATGGCATCGTGTGCAATACGGCGGGGGGGACGCACCATGCGTTTCCGGATTATGGGTCGGGGTTTTGCATTTTTAATGATTTGGCGATCGCAGCGCGATCGCTCCTCCTCACAGAACAAGTGCGGCGGGTGTTGATTGTGGATCTTGATGTGCATCAGGGGGATGGGACGGCGTGGATTTTTCGGGAGGAGCCGAGGGTGTTTACCTTTTCGATGCACTGTGAGGCGAATTTTCCAGGCCAGAAACAGCAGAGCGATCGCGATATTCCCCTCCCCGCTGGCCTCGATGATGATGGATATTTGCAAATTCTTGCGGCCCAATTGCCGGAGGTTTTGCAGCTTGCCCAGCCAGATCTCGTGCTTTACGATGCCGGGGTGGATGTCCATGGGGGCGATCGCCTCGGTAAACTGGCGCTCAGTGATGCGGGGATTTATCGGCGCGATCGCATGGTGTTGAGCAGTTGCCACGCGGCGGGCTATCCCGTCGCCTGTGTTATTGGTGGCGGCTACGCTCCGGACATTCACGCCCTCGTGCTGCGCCATGCCTTTTTGCACCAGGCCGCACGGGATACGCTCTGCAACCCCGTATTATTTTCTTGA
- a CDS encoding tetratricopeptide repeat protein, with protein sequence MTAVPDVTENPQTYDRLHQVLAAGLRRQLLFGVCEDEPLVQVLSQRLTQDLETDDVLLFTIPWDVTDPKLLATIASVLQDHPYLTQATNPPILELRNVAQLTRQPAPIQQQFLRQLRSLGRHLPELEFNLVVWVNGPWLHQIQHSVPEFWRCHTGVFPFASEQGIRPVGYLPPRPSTPSKEGVFPLVTLAGQWESGPDLEALVQQYRERIAQGETSRAVLDQAILAAEQWLHQLPAQALAQMVDLFNDLGNFYWMRSRRQDPAPSPDTAASIAPARVDLEKALHQYHRALQNIGAGPNTADTYAMLHNNIGAVYSDLAQYCDRCENIQQAIWAYEASLSHRDPERDRAKFGASQNNLGTAYWHLSQHQDPLPNLKAAIAAYHQAVAQYETLSDWANWAMIQTNLGTTYWMVAQHEPQAEYLEAAIAAYCASLTHRTPDADPLGCATTHNNLAAAYWHLASDRDRDPETAKTDLLNAAQSYQTASQLGHTLSIQNPPRFVSFDFPTSYHNLGIVHYQLATESRIPFTPSEKLHHLNAALQAYSQTLDFLTPSTDLYQTTVIGIVQAIRTCYELGGIDGQNRALNAIPGTLLPQILPQLKG encoded by the coding sequence ATGACAGCCGTGCCCGATGTCACCGAAAATCCTCAGACCTACGATCGCTTGCATCAGGTCTTAGCGGCAGGGCTGCGTCGTCAGCTTTTGTTCGGGGTGTGTGAGGATGAACCCTTAGTGCAAGTTTTGTCCCAACGGTTAACCCAAGATTTGGAAACCGATGATGTCTTGTTGTTCACGATTCCGTGGGATGTGACCGACCCGAAACTCCTCGCCACGATCGCATCAGTTCTCCAAGACCATCCCTACCTCACCCAAGCCACCAACCCGCCCATTTTAGAACTGCGGAACGTGGCCCAACTAACCCGCCAACCCGCCCCGATCCAGCAGCAGTTTTTGCGGCAGTTGCGATCGCTCGGTCGCCATTTACCGGAATTGGAATTTAACCTAGTGGTGTGGGTGAATGGCCCCTGGCTCCATCAGATTCAGCATAGTGTGCCGGAGTTTTGGCGGTGTCATACGGGGGTGTTTCCCTTTGCGTCGGAGCAGGGGATTCGGCCCGTGGGGTATTTGCCGCCGCGACCGAGCACCCCGTCCAAAGAGGGGGTATTCCCCTTGGTGACCTTGGCGGGGCAGTGGGAAAGCGGGCCCGATCTGGAGGCATTGGTGCAACAGTATCGCGAGCGCATTGCCCAAGGTGAGACGAGCCGAGCGGTGCTCGATCAGGCCATTCTCGCGGCGGAACAATGGTTGCACCAGTTACCGGCGCAGGCCTTGGCGCAGATGGTAGACCTGTTTAATGATTTAGGAAATTTCTATTGGATGCGATCGCGCCGCCAAGACCCAGCCCCATCCCCCGACACTGCCGCAAGCATTGCCCCGGCCCGGGTGGATCTTGAAAAAGCCCTCCACCAATACCATCGCGCCCTACAAAACATCGGGGCTGGCCCTAACACCGCCGACACCTACGCCATGCTGCATAACAATATCGGTGCGGTCTATAGTGACCTCGCTCAATATTGCGATCGTTGCGAGAATATTCAACAGGCGATTTGGGCCTATGAGGCCTCCTTGAGCCATCGTGATCCGGAACGCGATCGCGCCAAATTCGGAGCCAGCCAAAACAACCTAGGGACTGCCTATTGGCATCTCTCCCAACACCAAGACCCTCTCCCCAACTTGAAAGCCGCGATCGCCGCCTATCACCAAGCCGTCGCCCAATATGAAACCCTCAGCGACTGGGCCAACTGGGCGATGATCCAAACCAATCTCGGTACCACCTATTGGATGGTGGCGCAGCACGAACCGCAGGCGGAGTATTTAGAAGCGGCGATCGCGGCCTATTGTGCCAGCCTGACCCATCGCACCCCCGACGCTGACCCCCTCGGCTGCGCCACCACCCACAACAACCTCGCCGCCGCCTATTGGCATCTGGCCAGCGATCGCGATCGTGACCCTGAAACCGCCAAAACCGACCTCCTCAACGCCGCCCAATCCTACCAAACCGCCAGCCAACTCGGCCACACCCTCAGCATCCAAAACCCGCCCCGTTTCGTCAGCTTTGATTTTCCCACCAGCTACCACAACCTGGGTATTGTCCATTACCAACTCGCCACCGAATCCCGCATCCCCTTCACCCCCTCGGAAAAACTGCACCACCTCAACGCCGCCCTCCAAGCCTACAGCCAAACCCTCGACTTCCTCACCCCCAGTACCGACCTCTACCAAACCACCGTTATCGGCATCGTCCAAGCCATCCGCACCTGCTACGAACTCGGCGGCATCGACGGCCAAAACCGCGCCCTTAACGCCATTCCCGGCACACTCCTGCCGCAAATTCTCCCCCAACTCAAGGGCTAA
- a CDS encoding lipid-A-disaccharide synthase: MANQRSEPIDILILSNGPGEVANWVRPVVRELRQQWGSDRTQLRISVILSPCTNAMGTEAEVVRGFEGCDRVQAADHFWPFLLWGKTREDWDWRPTGIVIFLGGDQVFPVVIGKRLGYKIVIYAEWEARWPRWVDRFAVMNEAVTQKLPPHSRHKAQVVGDLLRDVEQSSSPAATETEWIGILPGSKPMKLTQGVPTAIAIANRLKPLRPQSRIAIPIAPTLDPATLARYADPEFNAIAARFDNATATLITPPAAPPYLQTAQGNRIDLWTDYPAHDRLRHCQICITTIGANTAELAALGVPMCVIIPTQQIDAMRAWDGVPGLIANLPGIGTAFVTAFNSVMYWHYQRREKQGKKILYAWPNLWAGREIVPELVGEVATPDAIATCIDALCNDPTRLAQMRTDLQGVRGQSGAARALVAGLAALLEPMREPPRG, translated from the coding sequence ATGGCGAACCAACGGAGCGAACCGATCGATATTTTGATTTTGTCCAATGGGCCCGGCGAGGTGGCGAATTGGGTGCGGCCCGTGGTGCGGGAACTGCGGCAGCAGTGGGGGAGCGATCGCACCCAGTTGCGCATCTCGGTGATCCTCTCGCCCTGCACCAATGCGATGGGTACGGAAGCGGAGGTGGTGCGGGGCTTTGAGGGGTGCGATCGCGTCCAAGCCGCCGATCACTTTTGGCCCTTTCTGTTATGGGGTAAAACCCGTGAGGATTGGGATTGGCGACCGACAGGCATTGTGATTTTCCTCGGCGGCGATCAAGTTTTTCCCGTCGTGATTGGTAAACGCTTGGGGTACAAAATCGTCATCTATGCCGAATGGGAAGCCCGCTGGCCGCGCTGGGTGGATCGGTTTGCCGTCATGAACGAAGCCGTTACCCAAAAACTCCCGCCCCACTCTCGGCACAAGGCGCAGGTTGTCGGGGATCTGCTGCGGGATGTGGAGCAATCCAGTTCCCCCGCAGCGACCGAGACGGAATGGATCGGGATTTTACCCGGTTCCAAACCGATGAAACTCACCCAAGGTGTACCCACGGCGATCGCGATCGCCAACCGCCTCAAACCGCTGCGCCCCCAGAGCCGCATCGCCATCCCCATCGCCCCCACCCTCGACCCCGCCACCCTCGCCCGCTACGCTGACCCCGAATTTAATGCGATCGCCGCCCGTTTCGACAACGCCACCGCCACCCTAATCACCCCCCCCGCGGCCCCTCCCTATCTGCAAACCGCCCAGGGCAACCGCATCGACCTCTGGACAGACTACCCCGCCCATGATCGGCTTCGTCACTGTCAAATTTGCATCACCACCATCGGCGCAAACACCGCCGAACTCGCTGCCCTCGGCGTGCCCATGTGTGTGATTATTCCCACTCAACAGATCGATGCGATGCGGGCCTGGGATGGCGTACCGGGATTGATCGCCAATCTACCGGGCATCGGCACAGCCTTCGTCACCGCCTTTAATTCTGTAATGTATTGGCACTATCAACGGCGGGAAAAACAGGGTAAAAAGATCCTCTATGCTTGGCCGAATCTCTGGGCGGGTCGGGAGATTGTGCCGGAATTGGTCGGCGAGGTGGCTACTCCTGACGCGATCGCCACTTGTATTGATGCCCTCTGCAATGACCCGACCCGCCTCGCCCAAATGCGCACCGATCTGCAAGGGGTGCGGGGTCAGAGCGGTGCGGCCCGGGCCTTAGTGGCTGGGTTAGCCGCGTTGCTTGAACCGATGCGGGAACCTCCTAGGGGATGA